The Alphaproteobacteria bacterium US3C007 genomic interval GAAGTGATCTCAGGCATCCGTTTCAAGGCTTTTTGAACCGAATTGGCCGTATTCCCCCGCACTTCAATCATCATTACCGCGCAGACCAAATCATGCGCCTCTGGCGCATTTAATTCCACCGTAAAACGCTTAATCACCCGTGCCTCAATCAGACGCGTTAAACGACTTTGCACCGTGCCACGCGCCAAGCCCAATACACCCGATAATGTGGTTACCGAGGCCCGCCCATCAATCTTTAACCGGG includes:
- a CDS encoding Lrp/AsnC family transcriptional regulator, which encodes MMSIDEVDRKLLARLKIDGRASVTTLSGVLGLARGTVQSRLTRLIEARVIKRFTVELNAPEAHDLVCAVMMIEVRGNTANSVQKALKRMPEITSLHRTCGVWDLVVEIETTNLVEFDGILARIRELPGVSNSETCPLLRQIG